The following coding sequences lie in one Rutidosis leptorrhynchoides isolate AG116_Rl617_1_P2 chromosome 4, CSIRO_AGI_Rlap_v1, whole genome shotgun sequence genomic window:
- the LOC139843311 gene encoding deSI-like protein At4g17486 translates to MLCRRKSSTRCRKGGSVPVYLNVYDLTSVNGCAYWFGLGVYHSGIQVHGVEYAYGFHKNATTGIFEGEPKECEGFTFRKQIMIGWTRMNLREVRMFMKELAENYKGTSYNLITKNCNHFCNDACLRLTGNPIPSWINRLARIGLLCNCIIPTNISSCKIGIEDSQTCNEEENLKGCSSRFSSSSSSPSSSEKSTVTSTANDLRRSFGTRNFVPPSSPFDLGSSSF, encoded by the exons ATGTTGTGTAGACGAAAAAGTTCAACAAGATGTCGAAAAGGTGGATCTGTTCCTGTTTACCTAAATGTTTACGATCTTACCTCTGTGAACGGGTGCGCTTATTGGTTTGGTCTTGGTGTCTACCATTCGGGCATACAAG TTCATGGAGTTGAGTATGCATACGGATTTCACAAAAATGCAACTACCGGAATCTTTGAGGGAGAACCAAAAGAATGTGAAGGATTCACGTTTAGAAAACAAATTATGATCGGATGGACGAGAATGAATCTAAGGGAAGTTAGAATGTTCATGAAAGAACTTGCAGAAAACTACAAGGGAACTTCGTACAATCTGATCACCAAAAACTGCAATCATTTTTGTAACGATGCATGTCTTAGACTCACCGGAAATCCCATTCCAAGTTGGATAAATCGTCTCGCTAGAATTG GATTATTATGTAACTGTATAATCCCGACGAATATAAGTTCATGTAAGATTGGAATCGAAGATAGCCAGACATGTAATGAAGAAGAGAACTTGAAGGGGTGTTCAAGTAGGTTCAGTTCATCTTCAAGTTCTCCATCATCATCTGAAAAATCAACTGTGACATCAACTGCAAATGATTTGCGAAGAAGTTTTGGAACCAGAAATTTCGTTCCTCCATCTTCACCTTTTGATTTAGGTTCATCTTCATTTTAg
- the LOC139839436 gene encoding factor of DNA methylation 1-like has protein sequence MDYSSGDDSDISDSDINEYKDKPYQELKNGTLKVKFPNNILRCPFCAGKKKQNFKYKDLHQHATGVGKGSSNRSAKQKANHQALALYLENELANEAEVPLKVAPPKPAAPVSEENDLFAWPWTGLVVNIIKEVEDVENSSYWMNRFSKYKPVGVEILWDDQKQTAQALVSFNNDWTGFKNAMEFEKFFEASHHSSKEWVASESHSGIYAWLARANDFKELQGPVGEYLRRNRKLRTISDIVQEATNTRNKAVVELASEIDMRNENLDDLQVKYNQKTMSLSRMLEEKDSLHVAFYEETKKMQRIARDHVKRVLDEQERLNADLEARKKNLDSWSKELNKREALTEREKQKLEEEKKKNEVQNTSLHMAEIEQKKADESVLRLVEDQKREKEEALKKVLELERQLDAKQKLEMEIEELKGKLQVMKHLGNDDDTAVQEQIKKMDDELKSKIEEMGDVEDMNKTLVAKERQSNDELQDARKELIKGLQDMLSGRTNIGVKRMGEIDMKAFHDACKEKFDHEEAQIKASELCSLWQDKLKNPEWHPMKVVAADGGGHKEVIDEEDELLKNLKEEWGIGVFDAVVGAFKEMNEYNPSGRYVVNELWNFKDNRKATLKEVISYILKNLKSLKRKR, from the exons ATGGATTACAGTTCTGGTGATGATTCTGACATCAGTGATTCGGATATCAATGAGTACAAAGATAAGCCGTATCAGGAACTGAAAAATGGAACCTTAAAAGTTAAGTTTCCTAATAATATCCTTAGGTGTCCCTTCTGCGCTGGAAAGAAAAAACAGAATTTCAAATATAAAGACTTGCATCAACATGCAACAGGAGTGGGAAAAGGTTCTTCCAACAGAAGTGCAAAGCAAAAAGCAAATCATCAGGCTTTAGCTCTGTACTTAGAGAATGAACTGGCTAACGAGGCTGAAGTACCTCTAAAAGTGGCTCCACCTAAACCTGCAGCTCCAGTCTCTGAAGAAAATGACTTGTTTGCCTGGCCTTGGACTGGGCTGGTGGTTAATATCATTAAAGAGGTTGAAGATGTTGAAAATTCATCCTATTGGATGAATAGATTTTCAAAGTACAAACCTGTTGGTGTGGAGATTTTATGGGATGATCAGAAACAAACCGCGCAGGCCTTGGTGAGCTTCAATAATGACTGGACCGGTTTTAAGAATGCTATGGAGTTTGAGAAGTTCTTTGAAGCTTCTCATCATAGTAGTAAGGAGTGGGTTGCTTCTGAAAGTCATTCGGGTATCTACGCATGGCTAGCTCGTGCGAATGACTTTAAAGAGTTACAAGGGCCGGTTGGAGAGTATCTTCGCCGTAATAGAAAGCTAAGAACGATTTCTGACATTGTTCAAGAAGCAACGAACACCAGGAATAAAGCTGTGGTTGAGTTGGCTAGTGAGATTGACATGAGGAATGAGAATCTTGATGATTTGCAAGTGAAGTACAATCAGAAAACAATGTCTTTGAGTAGGATGCTTGAGGAAAAAGACAGCCTGCATGTTGCTTTCTACGAAG AGACAAAGAAGATGCAGCGCATTGCACGGGATCATGTTAAAAGGGTATTAGATGAACAAGAAAGGTTGAATGCCGATTTGGAGGCACGGAAGAAAAATCTTGATTCGTGGAGCAAAGAACTTAACAAAAGAGAAGCTTTGACGGAACGCGAGAAGCAAAAACTAGAGGAGGAGAAGAAAAAG AATGAGGTGCAAAACACTTCTCTGCATATGGCTGAAATTGAGCAGAAAAAAGCTGATGAGAGTGTCTTAAGGCTTGTTGAAGATCAAAAG AGAGAAAAGGAGGAGGCTTTGAAGAAGGTACTAGAGTTGGAGAGGCAACTTGACGCTAAGCAGAAATTAGAGATGGAAATTGAAGAACTTAAAGGGAAGCTGCAGGTGATGAAGCATTTGGGTAATGATGATGATACAGCAGTTCAGGAGCAGATTAAAAAGATGGATGATGAACTGAAATCAAAAATTGAAGAAATGGGCGATGTGGAGGACATGAATAAAACTCTTGTCGCTAAAGAACGCCAAAGTAATGATGAGCTGCAAGACGCTCGCAAAGAGTTGATTAAG GGTCTGCAAGATATGTTGAGCGGGCGTACGAATATCGGGGTGAAAAGGATGGGGGAAATTGATATGAAAGCGTTTCACGATGCTTGTAAAGAGAAGTTTGACCATGAAGAAGCTCAGATCAAGGCCTCTGAGTTGTGTTCTTTGTGGCAGGACAAACTTAAAAACCCTGAGTGGCACCCCATGAAAGTTGTAGCTGCAGACGGTGGTGGTCACAAG GAGGtgattgatgaagaagatgagttgCTAAAGAATCTCAAGGAGGAATGGGGAATTGGCGTTTTTGATGCAGTGGTTGGTGCTTTTAAGG